One Oncorhynchus kisutch isolate 150728-3 linkage group LG11, Okis_V2, whole genome shotgun sequence genomic region harbors:
- the LOC109876120 gene encoding vinculin isoform X7 — MPVFHTKTIEGILEPVAQQISHLVIMHEDGEVDGKAIPDLTGPVAAVQAAVSNLVRVGKETVQTTEDQVMKRDMPPAFIKVENACSKLVQAAQMLKADPYSVPARDYLIDGSRGILSGTSDLLLTFDEAEVRKIIRVCKGILEYLTVAEIVETMEDLITYTKNLGPGMTKMSKMIEERQQELTHQEHRRMLFNSLNTVKQLLPVLISAIKIFVATKSTHSAGVDEAERNRCFTFEKMSAEISEIIRVLQLTTWDEDTWANKDMECMKRSLAVIEAKMTMAKGWLKDSHGQPGEPGDVAVRVILDEAGKVGELCAGRERRDTLGTAKTLGQMTDQVTELRVRGHGLSPPCVQRAGQCSQGLDLLLGKVDGATHRLEALTKAKLAFARRLDAAQAWLADPNGGPEGAENISALLANAKKIADLCEDLLERDDIQRSINEIAGLTARQVELRKRGKGDSPEVRALCKLIGAALLTLQAKTNRAVANMRPAKPAITLQGKMEQALRWVNNPGQDDRGVGQAAIRGLVSEGRRLAGGLGGPYRQDMIVCCDRNEALMTSLADIAGRGEAEAPQAKATASQLQESLKDLKGRMQEVMTQEVSDVFSDTTTPIKLLAVSATAPPEAPHREEVFDERAGNFEAHAGRLGATAEKAAAVGSANKNTVEGIQATVKHTRELTPQVTSAARILLKNPGNQAAFEHFDTMKNQWIDNVEKLTGLVDEAIDTKSLLDASEEAIKKDIDKCRVAIANVQPQMLVAGATSIARRANRVLLVAKREVENSEDPWFREAVKRASDILSHTISPMVIDAKAVAGNIQYPALQKAFLDSCLRILAAVGKVREAFSLPEPDFPPPPPDLDKLHVSDQEQAPPKPPLPEGEVPPPRPPPPEEKERDKDEDFPEQKAGELLSEPMMVAARQLHDEARKWSSKGNDIIAAAKRMALLMAEMSRLVRGGSGNKRAMIQCAKDIAKASDEVTRLAKEVAKQCTDRRIRTNLLQVCERIPTISTQLKILSTVKATMLGRTNISEEESEQATEMLVHNAQNLMQSVKETVREAEAASIKIRTDAGFTLRWVRKTPWYQ; from the exons GTGGGAAAGGAGACTGTTCAGACCACAGAAGACCAGGTGATGAAGAGAGACATGCCTCCCGCCTTCATAAA GGTGGAGAATGCGTGTTCTAAGCTCGTGCAGGCAGCTCAGATGTTGAAGGCGGATCCCTACTCGGTCCCTGCCAGAGACTACCTCATTGACGGTTCCAGAGGAATCCTGTCTGGAACCTCAGACCTGCTGCTCACTTTCGACGAAgctgag gtgcgTAAGATCATTCGTGTGTGTAAGGGGATCCTGGAGTATTTGACTGTAGCTGAGATTGTGGAGACCATGGAGGACCTGATCACCTACACCAAGAACCTAGGACCAG GTATGACTAAGATGTCTAAGATGATTGAGGAGCGACAGCAGGAGTTGACCCATCAGGAACACAGACGGATGCTATTCAACTCCCTGAACACTGTCAAACAACTACTGCCTGTACTCATATCAG ccATAAAGATATTTGTAGCGACTAAGAGCACGCATAGTGCTGGGGTGGAtgaggcagagagaaacagatgCTTTACGTTTGAGAAGATGAGTGCTGAGATTAGTGAGATCATCAGAGTCCTACAGCTTACCACCTGGGATGAAGACACATGGGCCAAcaag gacatggagTGTATGAAACGTTCTCTGGCGGTGATAGAGGCTAAGATGACCATGGCGAAAGGCTGGCTCAAAGACTCCCATggacaaccag gcgagCCCGGGGATGTAGCGGTGCGTGTGATATTGGATGAGGCAGGGAAGGTAGGAGAACTGTGTGCTGGAAGGGAACGCAGAGACACACTTGGAACAGCAAAGACTCTGGGACAGATGACTGACCAGGTCACAGAGCTacgtgtcag AGGACATGGTCTGTCTCCACCATGTGTTCAGCGGGCTGGTCAGTGTTCTCAGGGTCTGGACCTGCTGCTTGGGAAAGTGGACGGTGCCACCCACAGGCTCGAGGCTTTAACTAAAGCTAAACTGGCATTCGCTAGGAGACTGGATGCTGCCCAG GCATGGCTGGCAGATCCTAATGGGGGTCCAGAGGGTGCAGAAAACATCAGCGCCTTGCTGGCCAATGCCAAAAAAATTGCTGACCTGTGCGAAGACCTCCTCGAGAGAGACGACATCCAGAGATCCATCAATGAGATTGCGGGGCTCACCGCACGACAAGTGGAGCTACGCAAGCG GGGTAAAGGGGACAGTCCAGAGGTGCGTGCGCTATGTAAACTCATTGGAGCAGCTCTCCTGACCCTGCAGGCTAAGACCAACAGAGCGGTGGCCAACATGAGGCCTGCCAAACCCGCCATCACTCTGCAAGGCAAGATGGAGCAGGCCCTACGCTGGGTCAACAACCCTGGACAGGATGACAGGggtgtgg GTCAGGCAGCAATCCGGGGCTTGGTATCGGAGGGCCGCCGGTTGGCTGGAGGGCTGGGGGGGCCGTACCGGCAGGACATGATTGTCTGCTGCGATCGCAACGAGGCGCTGATGACATCACTGGCAGACATAGCGGGGAGGGGAGAGGCCGAAGCCCCGCAGGCTAAAGCTACTGCTTCACAACTACAGGAAAGTCTGAAG GACTTGAAGGGTCGTATGCAGGAAGTCATGACCCAGGAAGTATCCGATGTGTTCAGTGACACCACCACCCCCATTAAACTACTGGCTGTGTCTGCGACTGCCCCCCCAGAGGCCCCGCACAGAGAGGAG gtgttTGATGAGCGTGCTGGTAACTTTGAGGCCCATGCGGGTCGCCTGGGCGCAACAGCGGAGAAGGCGGCAGCCGTGGGATCAGCTAATAAAAACACAGTTGAGGGAATACAGGCTACCGTTAAACACACCAGAGAACTCACTCCacag GTGACCTCCGCAGCTCGTATCCTGTTGAAGAATCCAGGTAACCAGGCCGCCTTCGAACACTTTGACACCATGAAGAACCAGTGGATCGACAATGTAGAGAAACtcactg gtCTGGTGGATGAAGCCATAGACACCAAGTCTCTGCTGGATGCGTCTGAGGAGGCGATAAAGAAGGACATCGATAAGTGTCGTGTCGCCATAGCGAATGTACAGCCACAGATGCTAGTTGCCGGGGCGACCAGCATAGCTCGGCGAGCCAATCGCGTACTTCTGGTAgcgaagagagaggtggagaactCAGAGGACCCATGGTTCAGAGAAGCAGTAAAACGTGCATCAGATATACTTAGCCACACTATATCACCTATGGTTATAGACGCTAAGGCTGTGGCCGGAAATATACAGTACCCAG CCCTTCAGAAGGCCTTTTTAGATTCTTGCCTCAGAATTCTGGCTGCTGTTGGGAAGGTCAGAGAAGCCTTCAGCCTCCCGGAACCAGacttcccccctccacccccagacCTAGACAAGCTACAC GTGAGTGATCAGGAGCAGGCCCCGCCTAAGCCCCCCCTACCAGAGGGAGAGGTGCCCCCACCCCGCCCCCCACCtccagaggagaaagagagagacaaagatgaAGACTTTCCAGAGCAGAAGGCAGGAGAGCTGCTCAGTGAGCCCATGATGGTGGCTGCTAGGCAACTACACGATGAGGCACGCAAGTGGTCCAGCAAG GGAAATGACATCATTGCGGCGGCCAAGAGGATGGCGTTGCTGATGGCTGAGATGTCCCGGTTGGTACGTGGCGGCAGCGGTAATAAGCGGGCTATGATCCAGTGTGCTAAAGACATTGCCAAAGCCTCGGATGAGGTCACCAGGTTGGCCAAAGAGGTGGCCAAGCAGTGTACTGACCGACGCATCAGAACCAACCTGCTGCAG GTGTGTGAGCGTATCCCCACCATCAGTACTCAGCTGAAGATCCTGTCAACAGTCAAAGCCACCATGCTGGGACGAACCAACATCAGCGAGGAGGAGTCTGAACAA GCTACAGAGATGCTGGTCCATAATGCCCAGAACCTGATGCAGTCAGTcaaggagacagtgagagaggccGAGGCTGCTTCAATCAAGATCCGCACCGATGCAGGCTTCACCCTGCGCTGGGTCCGCAAGACCCCCTGGTACCAGTAA
- the LOC109876120 gene encoding vinculin isoform X8, with protein sequence MPVFHTKTIEGILEPVAQQISHLVIMHEDGEVDGKAIPDLTGPVAAVQAAVSNLVRVGKETVQTTEDQVMKRDMPPAFIKVENACSKLVQAAQMLKADPYSVPARDYLIDGSRGILSGTSDLLLTFDEAEVRKIIRVCKGILEYLTVAEIVETMEDLITYTKNLGPGMTKMSKMIEERQQELTHQEHRRMLFNSLNTVKQLLPVLISAIKIFVATKSTHSAGVDEAERNRCFTFEKMSAEISEIIRVLQLTTWDEDTWANKKDMECMKRSLAVIEAKMTMAKGWLKDSHGQPGEPGDVAVRVILDEAGKVGELCAGRERRDTLGTAKTLGQMTDQVTELRVRGHGLSPPCVQRAGQCSQGLDLLLGKVDGATHRLEALTKAKLAFARRLDAAQAWLADPNGGPEGAENISALLANAKKIADLCEDLLERDDIQRSINEIAGLTARQVELRKRGKGDSPEVRALCKLIGAALLTLQAKTNRAVANMRPAKPAITLQGKMEQALRWVNNPGQDDRGVVCERPQHNSGQAAIRGLVSEGRRLAGGLGGPYRQDMIVCCDRNEALMTSLADIAGRGEAEAPQAKATASQLQESLKDLKGRMQEVMTQEVSDVFSDTTTPIKLLAVSATAPPEAPHREEVFDERAGNFEAHAGRLGATAEKAAAVGSANKNTVEGIQATVKHTRELTPQVTSAARILLKNPGNQAAFEHFDTMKNQWIDNVEKLTGLVDEAIDTKSLLDASEEAIKKDIDKCRVAIANVQPQMLVAGATSIARRANRVLLVAKREVENSEDPWFREAVKRASDILSHTISPMVIDAKAVAGNIQYPALQKAFLDSCLRILAAVGKVREAFSLPEPDFPPPPPDLDKLHVSDQEQAPPKPPLPEGEVPPPRPPPPEEKERDKDEDFPEQKAGELLSEPMMVAARQLHDEARKWSSKPEEEEGVEVDDEDEFTDGK encoded by the exons GTGGGAAAGGAGACTGTTCAGACCACAGAAGACCAGGTGATGAAGAGAGACATGCCTCCCGCCTTCATAAA GGTGGAGAATGCGTGTTCTAAGCTCGTGCAGGCAGCTCAGATGTTGAAGGCGGATCCCTACTCGGTCCCTGCCAGAGACTACCTCATTGACGGTTCCAGAGGAATCCTGTCTGGAACCTCAGACCTGCTGCTCACTTTCGACGAAgctgag gtgcgTAAGATCATTCGTGTGTGTAAGGGGATCCTGGAGTATTTGACTGTAGCTGAGATTGTGGAGACCATGGAGGACCTGATCACCTACACCAAGAACCTAGGACCAG GTATGACTAAGATGTCTAAGATGATTGAGGAGCGACAGCAGGAGTTGACCCATCAGGAACACAGACGGATGCTATTCAACTCCCTGAACACTGTCAAACAACTACTGCCTGTACTCATATCAG ccATAAAGATATTTGTAGCGACTAAGAGCACGCATAGTGCTGGGGTGGAtgaggcagagagaaacagatgCTTTACGTTTGAGAAGATGAGTGCTGAGATTAGTGAGATCATCAGAGTCCTACAGCTTACCACCTGGGATGAAGACACATGGGCCAAcaag AAG gacatggagTGTATGAAACGTTCTCTGGCGGTGATAGAGGCTAAGATGACCATGGCGAAAGGCTGGCTCAAAGACTCCCATggacaaccag gcgagCCCGGGGATGTAGCGGTGCGTGTGATATTGGATGAGGCAGGGAAGGTAGGAGAACTGTGTGCTGGAAGGGAACGCAGAGACACACTTGGAACAGCAAAGACTCTGGGACAGATGACTGACCAGGTCACAGAGCTacgtgtcag AGGACATGGTCTGTCTCCACCATGTGTTCAGCGGGCTGGTCAGTGTTCTCAGGGTCTGGACCTGCTGCTTGGGAAAGTGGACGGTGCCACCCACAGGCTCGAGGCTTTAACTAAAGCTAAACTGGCATTCGCTAGGAGACTGGATGCTGCCCAG GCATGGCTGGCAGATCCTAATGGGGGTCCAGAGGGTGCAGAAAACATCAGCGCCTTGCTGGCCAATGCCAAAAAAATTGCTGACCTGTGCGAAGACCTCCTCGAGAGAGACGACATCCAGAGATCCATCAATGAGATTGCGGGGCTCACCGCACGACAAGTGGAGCTACGCAAGCG GGGTAAAGGGGACAGTCCAGAGGTGCGTGCGCTATGTAAACTCATTGGAGCAGCTCTCCTGACCCTGCAGGCTAAGACCAACAGAGCGGTGGCCAACATGAGGCCTGCCAAACCCGCCATCACTCTGCAAGGCAAGATGGAGCAGGCCCTACGCTGGGTCAACAACCCTGGACAGGATGACAGGggtgtgg TGTGTGAGCGGCCACAGCACAACTCAG GTCAGGCAGCAATCCGGGGCTTGGTATCGGAGGGCCGCCGGTTGGCTGGAGGGCTGGGGGGGCCGTACCGGCAGGACATGATTGTCTGCTGCGATCGCAACGAGGCGCTGATGACATCACTGGCAGACATAGCGGGGAGGGGAGAGGCCGAAGCCCCGCAGGCTAAAGCTACTGCTTCACAACTACAGGAAAGTCTGAAG GACTTGAAGGGTCGTATGCAGGAAGTCATGACCCAGGAAGTATCCGATGTGTTCAGTGACACCACCACCCCCATTAAACTACTGGCTGTGTCTGCGACTGCCCCCCCAGAGGCCCCGCACAGAGAGGAG gtgttTGATGAGCGTGCTGGTAACTTTGAGGCCCATGCGGGTCGCCTGGGCGCAACAGCGGAGAAGGCGGCAGCCGTGGGATCAGCTAATAAAAACACAGTTGAGGGAATACAGGCTACCGTTAAACACACCAGAGAACTCACTCCacag GTGACCTCCGCAGCTCGTATCCTGTTGAAGAATCCAGGTAACCAGGCCGCCTTCGAACACTTTGACACCATGAAGAACCAGTGGATCGACAATGTAGAGAAACtcactg gtCTGGTGGATGAAGCCATAGACACCAAGTCTCTGCTGGATGCGTCTGAGGAGGCGATAAAGAAGGACATCGATAAGTGTCGTGTCGCCATAGCGAATGTACAGCCACAGATGCTAGTTGCCGGGGCGACCAGCATAGCTCGGCGAGCCAATCGCGTACTTCTGGTAgcgaagagagaggtggagaactCAGAGGACCCATGGTTCAGAGAAGCAGTAAAACGTGCATCAGATATACTTAGCCACACTATATCACCTATGGTTATAGACGCTAAGGCTGTGGCCGGAAATATACAGTACCCAG CCCTTCAGAAGGCCTTTTTAGATTCTTGCCTCAGAATTCTGGCTGCTGTTGGGAAGGTCAGAGAAGCCTTCAGCCTCCCGGAACCAGacttcccccctccacccccagacCTAGACAAGCTACAC GTGAGTGATCAGGAGCAGGCCCCGCCTAAGCCCCCCCTACCAGAGGGAGAGGTGCCCCCACCCCGCCCCCCACCtccagaggagaaagagagagacaaagatgaAGACTTTCCAGAGCAGAAGGCAGGAGAGCTGCTCAGTGAGCCCATGATGGTGGCTGCTAGGCAACTACACGATGAGGCACGCAAGTGGTCCAGCAAG cctgaggaagaggagggtgtaGAGGTAGATGATGAAGACGAGTTTACTGATG GGAAATGA